The Hordeum vulgare subsp. vulgare chromosome 7H, MorexV3_pseudomolecules_assembly, whole genome shotgun sequence DNA window GAAATACTGAATTATCATTTCAACAACTAAAACGTAGTGACAAACATAGATGGAAATATGTGAAATAGAAGTAAATTTTTAACCAGCGATGAACAGTAGAAAAGGTTTCAACAGCAtatatagatactccatagttcaGAGCATTAGTAAGATGTTCATGGCATCATAATAAGCACCAGCTGATGACAGCAAATTGCTACCTTAAGTCCGCAACCATCCAAATGCCATGTTCTACTGGTAGCACCAAGTAAGAAGTGCTAAGAACAAATGGCATGTGTCCAAAATCCAAGGATAAAGAAAAGCAAAACTCACAAACATTTACACATGCCCTATGAATGGAGGCACCTCGTCATCTTCTTGCATATCACCGGAGGGAATTGGAATAATGCTCTCACTGAGGCAGTACGGAGTGAGCATCATCCGGTATTGACTCTTCCCAACGTTCACGATACCTAGAAACTTACCATCAGTGTCGCAGCGCAGCACATGTTTTGAATTAAACCTTATCAGCAGCTCACGATCGTTGAGTAGAACCACATCGTTGAACCATCGCACTGCTGAATGAAGtggtgttttctttttctttttgtaagAAGTTAGATATAGTTGTCGTGATAACTCCAACGTTGACAGGTCAATCCGGTAATGTAAACCCCATATTCTACCCTCGTAATCCTGCATAACCCAGATATCGATAACGGTTAAACCAATATTCAACTTGGTGCATTTGCCGCCCCAAAAAGCAAGACCCCCCTTCATATCAAACAACTTCTTATCAGGGTATTGATGGGCAGGACTATGCATCCATCGGAATGACTCGGCTTCTGTGTCAAACACAATAATATCTCCAATGGCTCCAGGAATATCACCAGCACCACAAGGAGGGCACCAGTGTAGGCAACCACGGTGCTGGACTGGTGGTGGACAATTGGACCCAAGGAGCAGCCTAACCAGGAACCTATGTTCCACATAAGATGACAGGACGATTGGCATTTTCACTGTGACATGTCTCGGCTCGGTAGATCCAACCGTGATGACGTATAAGTTGGATTTACCCTGAGATGGCGTTGAGACCAAGAGCACCCTGTATTCCTCGGTTGGATGGTGCCGGTAGAAACCACTTACTCCGTTGACGGCTTGGGCAGCTTGAGGCTGTGGTAGGATCACATGTTTGCGGATGACCGGGTTACAGACGTATAATTGGCATCCCCACTTGATGACGATGAGACCATCACAAGTGCCTTGGAGGCAACTATCTGAATGGTATCTGGTGCCAGGGTTGAATGGCCAAAGCTTTTGATTGGAGGAACTGGTGCCAGCCGCTCGGAAGAGGACGAAACTCGCAGGACAGCCCTGCCCATTGATGATGGGGAGCGACGGCTGGCGGCGATGGTGTTCAAGCATGAATTCAGAGGTGGAGGTGGTACTGTACCACGACTTGCTGACGGCACGGCAGCGGCCGACATCCTTGGACGGCAACAGGACGAGTATGCTGTCGATGAGATCCTTGGGAAGATCCTCGAGAAGGGTGTTTCCTCTGAAGTCCGGCATGGTGCTCCGTCCGGCTAAAATGAAGCAGAAAGATTTAGTAAGTTACAAGCCAAGAAACGAGGTGGAGGGTGCGTCCACAGTTAACTGCTCCGGCGAACGGCTTGAATTAAGGAAACACATGTAAGTACAGGAGGAAAGCGAAGACAGGTTTACCTGGGACTGGAGACGCGCAGATCCAGCAGCAACGACGGCTGTCGAGCTATGTTGGCATCGCGATCCGTCGCCTATAGGCAGGAGCAGGAGTACAGATGAGATCTGAGCGCCAACGAGATgatagaaaaataaagaaaacggGCGGAGAAGCTGCTCACCTGTGTGGCTGTGTCGGGGAAGAAGGTGCTTCGGCGTGCTTGATCCCCGTCCCAGGAGAAGAGGGTCCGGAAGCCAGGAGCTGACGGTGGCGGACTATGGAGGCGAACACGATCTGATGAGGCGGGTGGACGTGAGGAGCACCGGCGAActtgatccggaaacgaagaaaGAATTAGGGCGCTCCGGCGTGCTGCTGCTTCATCGCCTTCCCAAGAGGAGAAGCTCTCGCGTAGCGGAGGAGACACGGCGGCGGAAACCCAGGAGGAGAAGTTTTCGCCTTGGGGAGGCGGACAAGATCGGACAGTGCACCGGCGAGATCCAGAAATGAGAAGCAATTAGGTCCTCTGCAGTCTGCACTCGGCAGTTCCGACTTGTAGGAAATCGAGACATTAACTCGCCagaccttttttttttttttgccggTGAGTCAATGAGTACTGATCAGTTGCCAAAATAAGAGATATCCAGTATCTATCTAATTATGTATAACACATTAAGATCTTCCATATATATGTCCCTATGTCCACTACGCGTTAACAATGTTGATCTATTCCAAAGTCCAGGATATCTCTTTTTTTAAGCATATTAAGAGTTGCTGTAAAAAACCGTGCCCGGGAAAATTGCATTTTACCGAGCGCGGAAGATTCCGACACGCGGAAAAAACTTGCGCTTGGAAAAATTGTGCCGGCGCGCGCTAGATTTGTCACGCGGCGCTCGACGCGCACTATAAATCCAACACCTCCTCCACGCGCCCTTCCACCGCTCCCACTCGCCCCTGGCCTCGCCACACGCCCTGTGTCGCTCTCTCTCGCGCCTCTTTTCTCGCCTTGCCACCGCCGCACCATCATGCCGCCGTGCCCCGAGCTTCGGGCTACCGCGACGTCCGCGCACGCCCCTCCGGTTCCTTCTCCGCCAAGATCCGGCCCGATGATATGCGCCTTGGCCTCGAAACGTTTGAGACCGCCCATGAGGCCGCCCGCGCATACGACGCGGCGGCATGGCGCCTCCGACGGCCTCATAGGGAGATGAACTTCCATGACGTGCCGACGCAGGAGCGGGCACAGGAGCTCGCGCCTCCCTCGCGGCTTATCACCAAGGAGGACCGTCGCGACAACCGAAGGCGGGAGAGCCGTCTCGGCATCGCCGAGATGGATAAAGAGGCCATGGAGCTGTGGTGCCAACGCTTCCCGCAGGAAGTCGCCAACGAGAACGCCTTTTGGACGAAGAGGAGGGCAACGCGAAACGGGCGGACAAGCGCTGCCGGAAGGCACTGGCGATATCGCAGTGCGAACTGGGACATGCGTCATTCTTCGACGAAGGCGATCATTGTTGGGACGACGAGTTTCTGTCGACATCGGACGACACcaccgagaaggaggaggacgactcGGAGTAGTTTCCAGGTTATTTTCATCGTagttttacttttatgtattttaATTTGTACCGGACTAGTTTGTGGTGTTTGGTTGAACTATGCTATCAATATGTTGTTTCAAATATCGTTCGTATGTGTTCTGTTTGCTCGCGCGCGTCGATTTTTTACAGCGCTTGCTGGAGCAGCCCGCACGCGTTATTTTTTGCGGCcgccgctggagccagcgctctCCGACGCGCTAAAAGTCGTTATTTCGACATGCCAAACTGTTTTTAGTACGCGGGACGGTTGCGCGCCTGTTGGAGGTGCTTTTATAATACACATTGATATGAATATAAAAATCTAATATTTTTCATAATCAaaattaataaaattattagaagaATTGAAATGACAACTActgtacttggtgaaatatacacCCACCAAATTTCATGAAAAATATTCATATGTTTTCTCAGCCACAAAATTACGTTTTTTCATATGAAGTGATCGATGGTGAATTTGAACCGATAAGAGGCTATGTATTCATGTGCACTACGGGCCTTCTAGATTTCTATAGATAAAGTTTGTGTTGAATAAACATCCATACGGAGAAAAAATATCACACATTCCACATACACTTATCGGTTCTCCATGTCGTACCTCCTTATGTCGGCTGAGACCACTTCACACCTTACTCAGAAAAATTATGCGGCCTGAGCGATCGTGTTGGTCAACGCTTGCCGCCATCGTCATATTTGGCTGCCAGGGTTGGTAAAATTGACAAAAATAATCCATGGTGCGAAAGAAGTCACGAAGTAAACCCGAAAGCAAAAAAATTCACGCGTCTGACCCTTTCGTGTGGCGCTCGACACTTAGgcgtcacactacactgtgtgacgcctaagtcGTCGGCGCCACAcgccccgaccacctggcagagagggTCCATCCCTCAGGCAGTGCGAGCCTAAGTCTCAGGCATCGCACCCTGTAAAGTGTGGCGCCGAAGAAattcattttttaatttttttttcattttcttttgatttttctgtttacccgagctcatttgagctcgggggCAGAAGAACACTTCTGAAATCAAGTCTGTTATTTAGGAAGAGAAGGCAAACTCAGTTACAGAGCAGGCCTGGCAGGCACAAGAGAAAGTACAAAGACTGATGATGCACGAATGCAGAAATAAACTACAGTGCAAGCATGAAATCTGTGATCGTTGATTAGAACCAAATATGTGCCGGTGGATGTTCGACTTAGTACCATGGAACACACAGAAAAGCTTGTAAATACATAGTGTGCATATATACAGTGGTGAATTCACTTAAGTTTGTTGATACTGGTTTATTGATATGTAACCGGCAAGTGTGACGTGCAATTTCACACTAGCTTGCTACATATCAATAAACTAGTGTGGGCAAACTGAAGTGAATTTACCAATTTTATACACTGCTTGCACATCATTACTCAAATAACTCATACAATACAAAGTCTCACAATATACACCATCTTATTTGGACGCATAATTCATTTTAATTTGAAGGAAAAAGTGACCCACATATTTCGTTTCAATCAACTATGGTGCTCAAGGACTAATCATCATAAAATTCCTCAAATAACAGAACTTGTTAGGCAATCTGACCTTGTCCTCAGCGAGCGGGAGACCTGCACCTGCAATCTGCAGAGAAAAAGAGACCAAACAATCCATATGGGCATACCATCAAGTAGCTGCTACACCGTGTTTGAGCAGCTATCTGggttgaaaataaattttaataAAAATGAAGTGTTTTGTTTTGGTACAGACAAAAACGAACAACACACTTATAATTAATTGTTCGGTTGCGAAAGTGGGAATTTGCCCTTCACGTATTTAGGAATTCCTATTCATTACCGAAAATTATCAAATAAGGAATGGAAATGCATTGAGGATCGATTTGAAAAGAAGTTAAGTTGCTGGAAAGACAAGCTTCTCTCTTATGGAGAACGGTTGGTTCTGGTGAATTCGGTATTAACTAGTATGCCCATGTTTCTCCTATCCTTTTTCGAAGTGCCTGTTGGGGTGCAAAAAAGATTGGATTTTTATCGGTCCCGTTTATTTTGGCAAAGCGATGAGCTCAAGACAAAGTATAGGCTTActagatgggatattatttgtagacCTAAAGATCAAGGGGGATtaggaattgaaaatttagagaccaAAAATAGATGTCTACTCAGCAGATGGCTGTTTAGACTATCTTTGAAAACTGAaggtatgtgggtacaaattttgaAGAACAAGTACTTATAAAACAAAACCTTATCTCAGGTTACAGCACGACCAACTGACTCTCCTTTCTGGAAGGGGCTGATGCGGACAAAAAGTGCTTTCTTCAACAAAACTAGGTTCATCATAGGAAATGGTGAATCGACTAGTTTCTGGGAAGACACTTGGTTAGGGGAGATGCCTTTAGCTATTCAATATCCGCAGTTGTACCATATTGCACAACGTCGACAAGCGTCCGTTGCGTCAATATTAAGCGAGactcctctaaatattcaatttcGTAGATCTCTAATCGGCGACAGATGGATGAGTTGGCTGCATCTGACCAGAAGGTTAATGGACGTTAACCTCTCTAACAGACCAGAAGGTTAATGGACGTTAACCTCTCTAGCAGACCCGATCGTGTTCAGTGGAAGCTGACCATGAATGGAGTTTTCATGGTAAAATCTATGTACATGCATCTCATAGATTCAACACCTATTCCAAAATCAGCGCATATATGGAAGATCAAAGTTCCTCTTAGaattaaagtcttcatgtggtttgttcacaaagggATTATTCTAACAAATGATAATATTGCCAAGCCAAACTGGAATGGTAATACTAGATCCAGCTTCTGTCCGAATAAAGAAAGtattaagcacctctttctagattgtcctatggctaaactggcactagtagaaaaaggtccTATTGTCTTGGTTAGtgagggccatttgtcccggttttttaaccgggactaaagtgtcggtactaatgccctaaacctttagtcccggttcttgcataaaccgggacagatgggcctccacgtggccggtgcggcgagcccaggcaggaggccctttggtcccgcttggtggcaccaaccgggactaataggcatccacgcgtcagcatctcaaGTGCtgtggtttttgttttttttgaaaggggggagggtttgggggttttggggggttaatttaggtgtttcatatattgtgttatcatgctaattaatagagagaagtgtcctttcttatctccgtgcttggtcgacgctacgtactatacgtatagagaggactagacacgctagctagttaagcaaatgaaggaaacagaagatcgtcatgaacagatgcatacaaagagaagtgatatcgaccacctctccttctgtgagagattggtcgaacaaaaagttctcgtatatctatccgacgctactggctacatatatatacaatataagtatcttttacaatataatctcctaattaaaattgaaccctgcagggttcacatagtattctccgtctttagcgatcacgtggtcaagaaagaatgccgccaattcctcttgaattcctcgcatacgatctggtgctaggagttcatctcgcatctgaaatatctaatttgaagaagggggtcaatacatatatatgaataaactaaactgaacacaaatgatggtaataaaataaaattgtgaatataattatttacgcacttcatattgtttctcggagtagccccgctcacaggtcgtgtggcggatggactcgcaaatgtagtgtccacagtaattagtcccttcttcctgccacaaccactttacaagaaatagaggtgaatcaaactgataattagcaagcatgctaaatggtattgatgaaactagcgcttgaatcactaggagatgcgtggaacatatatgctactatagtacttactttcgggtgtctaaactgcagcttctttggcagtcctggagtttttgaggtgaatttactccaaaccttgccagacaaagaaaacaattacttgatatcaggaaatgaacaaattgaagttgccgatatggtgcgataatgatagatttaacttacttctctataatttcagtcatgtccgcgtacttcttgggatcttttcgtctcgagtctaagacagttgctagtccctgctcaagctcaATCTCTAGTAGAATATAGTGGaacctgcgcacgcatgcataactcatcagttacattactataacctcgactaataagggaaaccgaatatgcacaagacaataacactcactcgaagttgtaagggaagagtattatagctttgttttgatttaatataaatgattgtagcagcttggcctcggtatctttggcctgaaatttaACCAGATATGTATCTATGAGAATTGtggtaatgaacccaatatcaccgatttgtcttttcttcaattcgacgatcttcaatctgcataatatagtgagaataattaaagatacatgcaatgaaagcgctgacctatatatagagacttaatgacagaagtggtactacttacaggcagtagcaagtgatcattaacttatcgagggcctttagattgaaaaactcgaagaactcctcaaatggaacattcaacagatcaattccaacgaggtcatgctacTCTTTAACTCTGAGTGTCAAAATATTCCTCCCCTCAGACTCTGTGCAGGTTCTcatataccaatcatggaatcttcgcatcatcgttgttagagatttttcatcttggacgagaggcttcccgtacaagtatctgtgttcgtccacctccaagaaatcaaaatgtgcatcgtcgggcaggtaatctcCAATATTGTTATAACCGGGCACCACCCGCCCGGGTGATTCGCGACGACGCTAGACACCTGGAGCGGGGGCAACGATttgttcgcttgttcgccgagctgggcaactttgtaagaatgcgctcatagttgtctTTCAccagagactttggtggtttcgtcAGGGGAGCCAGAGTACGcttcgcttttaccggatctatcttctcctccggaggtggatttttctttgctttgaccccttcaaagaagttggtCACTTCAGCTTGCACGATCTTCGCGTTTTCCTCCttgctcctctcgtatggtaacttctctggagtcttcagagaaggaccgtatctgtattgcctgcgtctggctgtactgctagacgccgaagcagacggagcggctgcaGCTGTCTTTACTTTCTTATGAGGCGGAGGAGAAGCACGACacgccggaggagccggagcagcggcgggtctcttccgcccttgttgacgaggcggagaaggaggaggcagctggctgctcggacgcgccggcgcaggcggagaaggaggcggtgtgccgccacgcgccggagaaggaggctgagtgccctgatcacttgccggaggaggcggaggaggaggcggagtgccctgactcgccggaggaggaggaggaggcggaggcatccagttcggaaggttgatgagctccttccgccataggcatggagtcttcagagaagaacctagttgaatctccccttcacccgtagggtggtcaagctcaaggtcaacAAATCCGCCTGTTATTtaatccaccatcaccctagcatatccttctggaatcggctggccgtggtaggttgagccaggttcattaggtataacaaagccaaaagctgccttgactttcaatgtcatccatcgcgtcataaggtggcaatgttgagactctgtgatagcatccacggggtagcccgtgaagacaggctccagctgcggagtctgctcggtggaagccacgctgcttctccgctgagatggcggggtagcttcaggggaagcatcggcaggtcgtttgctgcgatctgcttctcagtcctctagcccttgtaccctttcgtgcagcgtctgcagttggctatgctccactttcttcctcctctcttgggttttgtaaccccctgcgtccgaAAACCCAGCGTTCCATGaaagggagcctggcgtgcctcgtgtccgtccagggtgctcatgattcccgagggccattgtgagctcgtccttctctctgtctggaacgaacgtcccttcctgtgctgcggcTATATAGTGCCGGAGCTTCCTGACGGGTATTcccagttgctcttccgtccaaacacACTTCTCTGATAcggggtccaaggttccgccaaccccaaagaaccaagtccggcaacggtctggccatctcaatgtctctggttcgacccgtttagcaatcaggtcattctcagccttgtcccacaaaggtcgggctttgaggtaaccacctgaccccgtgcgatggtgatgcttcttcttcgcaacattttcttgtttgtcgctgacatcttcttactcttttccaatgtcttgtgggccacaaatgcgggtcattgatctctgatcttctcaaaccggccggtgaattcttgtgtctcttctttgtcgacaaacgttttcagctcattctgcCACCTCctcaatagttctgccatcttcttaagagcatgagacttgatcaattcctctttaactggcttctctggatcctcctctggcggtagtgtgaaattttcctgaagcgttgtccaaagatcttctttctgtttatcggagacataagacgtcggcaccttagggtcttccttctttgcctttaaccattgctggatactgatcgggatcttgtccctaacaagaaccccgcgcTGAGCACAAAATGCATaccttgtccggatgggttcaatcggcttgccatcgcgcgcgattgctgtgatctcaaacctttcatccgagcgcaactttttcttcgggcctcgtttctttaccgaagttgaggtcgatccggagggctagagaaaaaataagaaagacgAGACTTAATTagtatgtgtacatatgaaaacaatgaatgcatcaattaactggTCAGCatgggcttaactaatatatatatacctggccagactcggttcggtcaacggagccgtcatgaacgccctcttcttcacccggtccttccagatcatcatgaacgccctcttcttcacccggtccttccagatcatcatgaacatagccctcttcttcacccggtccttccagaccatcggtgtctctaagaaacgacgcaatgacatcacttccttgtgtgattatctcccccaacatcgcttcttcctcttcgtctcgggagtgatccatagtttctgcaaatatttacaacatgtcaattattattcaaacatggtacagatggatatatattagtggcaaacgtagaactagctagctaatcacaataaggaatcatgttagtggcctcgacgctgcttctctagggtttggggtggcctagacaacgcttcaagggtttgggtggcctcgacacaacgcttgaagggtttggggtggcctcgacgacaacgctcttttaacttggtaaatttgggtggcctcgagagagtttgtcgggtaggggcgcggcgggagggggtaggagaccaacatcgttttttttctagggtttgggtgtcctcgagagttttggtcgagtgAGAGCGCCGAGGGGGGTGCTTCCGTGGTATAAggttatcacggtcgagagtgggtatatatatcgaccgcccctcatgtcgaagttatccgggagggggttatatcgacaacgacatgacatacatatacatgggaaaataatgttatcggggagggggtatatcggtacccccccctcgtgttgaagttcgatcgggagggggtatatcaaCAACGACAttcccgataaaaaataagaagacaaaagaagaaataaaaagaggagaagaagaaaggaatagaagagaagcaatcgaagaaaaaatagaataaaaagaggagaagaagaaaggaatagaggagaaagaagaaaaaaaatagaaaatttctatttttttcttctttatcCTCTAttcctttattcttctcctcttctttttcttcttttttcctcttcttatttatttctcctcttcttcctctcctcttcttctcctttcttcctcttcttattttcctttttctcctcactacaggaatcagcttctttgccgtctgccatcagagacggcaaagacaatatcccggacgacaaagacaatatcacaaacggcaaagattctcacggccagcAAAATTTATgcatcagcctacgacggcataggaccttctttgccgtcttcccgcgcaaggcggacgacaaagctctttgccgtcagctttccttagcagcagtcggcaaagcgctcgagacggcagccgacacgcgttgcctccgttaggggttaacggaacctttgccgtctgcctccccgtccatctttgccgtctgcctccccgcgcatctttgccatctgctttctcccctcccctccccctccatctttgccgtctgcctccccgtccatctttgccgtctgccggctcctcccctccccctctctccactctttgccgtctgcctcctcctcctcccccccctcctctgttccctcttctttgccgtctgcccaccctggaggctgacgacaaagagactacatagacaccccaggatgcacagctggatgccatatggcacctttgccgtctgccagctgatggcacaggtcgttgtcatcagctggcagacggcaaagagcccatatagttcctgtttttttgttttatattatttcacagcacacacacatatatatatatatatttgacagcacatttatataattcaccacacatatatgatatatagttcaccacacatatacttgccaacacatatatataattcaccacacatatatgattcaccaatgtacatccccatatatccaaagaaccaacataccaagtattgcactgtttatccatatatacatatacatatagttcgacattgttcatcaactcaaatgaaaactagatgatatacatataaagttcctccatcgacattgttcaactccatgaacgccagcttccatgcatgtagtatatccaatctgcaaaaatgtgaataaggaagttagaagaagaataaaatatgatgtttttcagctaattatgtcaattttagcggaaaacaagctaagtatatgtgtggtgaactatatatcatttgttggagctaaattacctaattatgtcttttttgagctaaatattccaattatgtcattttagaggaaaacaagctaagtatacaatattcatgagctaaccaaggttcttatgccattttgaggttattatggcattttggagttaaatgggctaattatgtcattgttgcggaaattaaagcaaggataatatgaaagaggagaaggaagaggaggaggaggagaaggagaagaaatcaagaagaaggaggagaaggaggagaatgaggaggaggagaaggtctagaaggtccttggccttctcctcctcgtcctcgtcctcgtcctcctccttctccttcttctcttcttctt harbors:
- the LOC123411307 gene encoding F-box protein At5g18160-like, with translation MPDFRGNTLLEDLPKDLIDSILVLLPSKDVGRCRAVSKSWYSTTSTSEFMLEHHRRQPSLPIINGQGCPASFVLFRAAGTSSSNQKLWPFNPGTRYHSDSCLQGTCDGLIVIKWGCQLYVCNPVIRKHVILPQPQAAQAVNGVSGFYRHHPTEEYRVLLVSTPSQGKSNLYVITVGSTEPRHVTVKMPIVLSSYVEHRFLVRLLLGSNCPPPVQHRGCLHWCPPCGAGDIPGAIGDIIVFDTEAESFRWMHSPAHQYPDKKLFDMKGGLAFWGGKCTKLNIGLTVIDIWVMQDYEGRIWGLHYRIDLSTLELSRQLYLTSYKKKKKTPLHSAVRWFNDVVLLNDRELLIRFNSKHVLRCDTDGKFLGIVNVGKSQYRMMLTPYCLSESIIPIPSGDMQEDDEVPPFIGHV